The Oncorhynchus mykiss isolate Arlee chromosome 30, USDA_OmykA_1.1, whole genome shotgun sequence genome includes a window with the following:
- the LOC110521630 gene encoding histone H2A deubiquitinase MYSM1 — MSVLCEYALAPLFEIWLANMADELDVVDIEGDEYDPDLGDFGDRAALLQNQYMQSAWKTNTGVLPWELDHSISAENREVIENMLMEEQYYLTGKEMPESVWANAPPNPKPKLKRSPAKSSASGSATATRWSQQEKVLFETGLAQFGRRWTKISKLVGSRTVFQVKSYARQYFKHKAKSEGNTTAVAPPTAPVVLGHVPETSSAFSTSGLSVPSHLSALTNVVRIERLGDEEEEEVDITDDLSDEGGSGGGVGVIGENRRFEGKGEDLQAGVHTETYEPGAPEDLDNQGETHQDLSNQTLPSLGETDQEQPNCSPPSSLTTPSPCLAVQAPSGQCEGGTAEPQRDPVESGEETGGSRWTEAGEGEESEEEEEELKYPEQEVELDPATITEEEKQAIPEFFEGRPSKTPGRYLRIRNYILDQWLKSKPRYLNKTSVRPGLKNCGDVNCIGRIHTYLELIGAINFNCDQAVYNRPRMVDRSKPRDSRDTLEYQLAQRLQSMRTRKRRVRDVWGNWCDAKDLEGQTYEHLSAEELALRREEMRRQSKPCKVSRHRRLLDPFQLIPCRVFGEDRPEPFQVIVCAEALLVMDMHAHVSMGEVIGLLGGAYSEEDKVLKIFAAEPCNSVSTGLQCEMDPLSQTQACEMLSSLGSAVVGWYHSHPTFHPNPSLRDIHTQDQFQSYFSRGGAPFIGMIVSPFDPANPSPRSQTTCLMVREDQGPTGPQKLPYRFDYQCSQQQPDWGQLMRRAEWIICKYKHAHGSVQMDRLFRRDSHLTCLEKMMASLGRYLEPLPEEGGPFLSQIHALFQSHFVSEQPRDQDESGTSGSPEPINAHAFPFAQPINVSLTGDTGTQENWENESVSPTDNLETPNIKTINSHQAKEEISHPIRFGSVLLTGHDYLF, encoded by the exons GGACTTCGGTGACAGAGCAGCGCTACTCCAGAACCAGTACATGCAGTCAGCATGGAAGACCAATACTGGCGTCCTA CCGTGGGAGCTGGACCACTCCATCAGTGCAGAGAACAGAGAAGTGATCGAGAACATGTTGATGGAGGAGCA GTATTATCTGACAGGTAAAGAGATGCCTGAGAGTGTGTGGGCCAACGCtccacctaaccctaaacccaaatTGAAGAG GTCTCCAGCCAAGTCCTCAGCTTCAGGCTCCGCGACAGCCACTCGCTGGTCTCAGCAGGAGAAGGTGCTGTTTGAGACAGGACTG GCTCAGTTTGGCCGTAGATGGACTAAGATCTCCAAGCTGGTAGGCAGCCGGACCGTTTTCCAGGTTAAGAGCTACGCCAGACAGTACTTCAAACACAAG GCTAAATCAGAGGGCAATACTACTGCTGTGGCGCCTCCTACAGCTCCGGTGGTGTTAGGCCATGTCCCAGAGACAAGCTCAGCATTCTCCACCTCTGGCCTGTCTGTCCCCAGCCATCTGTCAGCTCTGACCAACGTTGTCCGGATAGAGAGACTGGGtgacgaagaggaggaagaggtggacatCACTGATGACCTCAGCgatgagggagggagtggaggaggggttggagtgataggagaaaacagaaggtttgaggggaagggagaggacctTCAGGCAGGAGTTCATACTGAGACATATGAGCCTGGAGCCCCAGAGGACCTGGACAACCAGGGAGAGACCCACCAGGACCTATCCAACCAGACACTCCCCAGCCTGGGAGAGACTGATCAGGAGCAGCCTAACTGTagccctccatcctccctcacaACCCCCTCCCCCTGCCTAGCAGTGCAGGCCCCCAGTGGACAGTGTGAGGGGGGCACTGCTGAGCCCCAGAGGGACCCAGTAGAGtctggagaggagacaggggggtCTAGGTGGACAGaggcaggggagggggaggagtctgaagaggaagaggaggagctcaAATACCCCGAGCAGGAAGTGGAGCTGGACCCGGCAACCatcacagaggaggagaaacaagCTATCCCAGAATTCTTTGAGGGACGACCATCCAAAACCCCAGGAAGATATCTGAGGATCAGGAACTACATCCTGGAccaatg gTTGAAGAGTAAGCCCAGGTACTTGAACAAGACGTCAGTGCGTCCTGGCCTGAAGAACTGTGGAGATGTCAACTGTATTGGCAGAATACACACCTACCTGGAGTTGATAGGAGCCATCAACTTCAACTGTG ACCAGGCGGTGTATAACCGTCCCAGGATGGTGGATCGGTCCAAAcccagagacagcagagacactcTGGAATACCAACTGGCACAGAGACTACAGAGCATG CGAACCAGGAAGCGTCGTGTGAGGGACGTGTGGGGGAACTGGTGTGACGCTAAAGACCTGGAGGGACAGACATACGAGCACCTGAGTGCAGAGGAGCTAgccctgaggagagaggagatgagacggCAATCTAAACCCTGTAAAGTCTCCAGGCACAGAAG gTTGTTGGATCCGTTCCAGTTGATTCCGTGCCGTGTGTTTGGAGAGGACAGACCAGAGCCCTTCCAGGTGATAGTGTGTGCTGAGGCTCTCCTTGTCATGGACATG CATGCTCATGTGTCGATGGGAGAGGTTATCGGCCTACTGGGAGGAGCTTACAGCGAGGAGGACAAAGTCTTGAAG ATCTTTGCAGCAGAGCCTTGTAACAGTGTGAGTACAGGTCTGCAGTGTGAGATGGACCCGTTGTCTCAGACTCAGGCCTGTGAGATGCTGTCTAGCCTGGGCTCGGCTGTAGTGGGATGGTACCACTCTCACCCCACCTTCCACCCTAACCCCTCTCTACgggatatacacacacaggaccagtTCCAG agtTATTTCTCTCGAGGCGGAGCCCCCTTTATTGGGATGATCGTGAGTCCGTTTGACCCTGCTAACCCCTCCCCACGTTCCCAGACCACCTGCCTGATGGTCAGAGAGGACCAAGGACCTACAGGACCACAGA AGCTGCCCTACAGGTTTGACTACCAGTGTTCCCAGCAGCAGCCTGACTGGGGCCAGCTGATGAGGAGGGCAGAGTGGATCATCTGCAAATATAAACATGCCCACGGCAGTGTCCAGATGGACAGGCTGTTCCGCAGGGACTCTCATCTGACCTGTCTAGAGAAG ATGATGGCATCTTTAGGGCGATATCTGGAGCCCCTGCCAGAGGAGGGAGGTCCCTTCCTTTCCCAGATCCATGCTCTCTTCCAGTCTCACTTTGTTTCCGAGCAACCCAGAGACCAGGATGAGAGCGGAACCTCTGGCTCCCCAGAGCCAATCAACGCCCATGCCTTCCCCTTCGCTCAGCCAATCAACGTCAGCTTAACAGGAGACACAGGAACACAGGAAAACTGGGAGAATGAATCGGTCTCTCCAACTGATAATTTAGAAACGCCTAATATCAAAACTATTAACTCACACCAAGCTAAAGAAGAGATCTCACATCCAATACGGTTTGGTTCTGTGTTGTTGACTGGTCATGATTATCTATTCTGA
- the oma1 gene encoding metalloendopeptidase OMA1, mitochondrial, producing the protein MELLCARLMRNQRRCLPAYLSRSFQTSHCRQRQSTTRRTLPSTELYSTNTCRILRQPETTDSVCQLQLKPSSSQRQLFSSQNVRTVLFPVGTPRPDPAVHCLPVIWLSKHGQNFFHTSAPHRALPAPLIWLVLKPLQKIVAIILGRSIRKWWLALPPNKQQLVRQKVWRRRWQLVAGGMVAMVIMASFFLTHLDESPITGRTRLLVFSRENYMELAAVTGDGYMEEFAELMVSEKDPRHQVVERVVEHLAQRNKDIPEVSSVPWRVHLVDSPTINAFVLPNGKVFMFTGMLEAVADVHQLTFILGHEMAHAVMGHSAEQASMSHVVDFLSLILLTAIWAVCPRDSLAVLGQWIQTKLIQFLFDRPYSRKLEAEADQVGLQLAAKACADVRAGPVFWQQMEISDQLRGEPTVPEWLSTHPSHRNRVTQLDRLIPQYLELRESCSCPALPATDPRAVFAQSVKVLLDATRDLEGEAGKRLKPQALSQTPTSDHRRAPHTGGLATALLASSATGSPPALTLDTATHL; encoded by the exons ATGGAGTTGTTGTGTGCCCGTCTCATGAGGAACCAACGCCGTTGCCTACCTGCCTACCTGTCTAGAAGCTTTCAAACCTCCCATTGCCGACAGAGACAATCAACAACCAGGAGGACATTACCTTCAACAGAACTCTACTCAACCAACACATGTCGGATTCTACGGCAGCCCGAAACCACAGACTCTGTTTGTCAACTTCAATTGAAGCCATCTTCATCTCAGAGACAACTTTTCTCATCTCAGAATGTAAGAACAGTACTTTTCCCAGTGGGGACACCTAGACCTGACCCTGCTGTCCACTGTCTCCCTGTTATATGGCTGTCTAAGCATGGACAGAACTTCTTCCATACCTCTGCTCCTCACCGCGCCCTGCCTGCGCCTCTCATATGGCTGGTACTCAAACCCCTGCAGAAGATAGTGGCTATTATACTGGGCAG gAGTATCAGGAAGTGGTGGTTGGCCCTCCCACCCAATAAGCAGCAGCTTGTGCGTCAGAAGGTCTGGCGTCGCCGTTGGCAGCTGGTGGCCGGGGGTATGGTTGCTATGGTGATCATGGCAAGTTTCTTCCTGACTCATCTGGACGAATCGCCCATCACGGGACGCACACGCCTCCTAGTGTTCAGTAGAGAGAACTACATGGAGCTGGCTGCAGTGACAGGAGATGGG TACATGGAGGAATTTGCTGAGTTGATGGTTTCAGAGAAGGACCCTCGTCACCAGGTGGTGGAGAGAGTGGTGGAGCACCTGGCCCAGAGGAACAAAGACATCCCAGAGGTCTCCTCTGTTCCATGGAGAGTCCACTTGGTCGACAGCCCTACCATCAACGCTTTCGTACTGCCT aatGGAAAGGTGTTTATGTTCACTGGGATGTTGGAGGCTGTTGCAGATGTTCACCAGCTCACCTTTATCCTGGGACATGAGATGGCCCACGCAGTGATGGGACACTCT gcaGAGCAGGCCAGTATGTCTCATGTGGTGGACTTCCTGTCTCTGATCCTGCTAACAGCCATCTGGGCCGTGTGTCCTCGAGACAGCCTGGCTGTACTGGGACAGTGGATACAGACTAAGCTCATACAG ttctTGTTTGATCGTCCTTATAGCAGGAAGTTGGAGGCAGAAGCTGATCAGGTTGGACTCCAGCTGGCTGCCAAG gcATGTGCTGATGTGCGGGCAGGGCCAGTGTTCTGGCAGCAGATGGAAATCAGTGACCAGCTGAGAGGAGAACCTACAGTACCAGAGTGGCTCTCCACACACCCCTCTCACAGGAACAGAGTTACACAGCTGGACCGGCTGATCCCACAG taCCTGGAGTTGAGGGAGAGCTGTTCCTGTCCTGCCCTCCCTGCTACAGACCCCAGAGCTGTCTTCGCTCAGAGTGTCAAAGTGCTGCTGGATGCTACTAGGGACCTGGAGGGAGAGGCGGGGAAGAGACTGAAACCACAAGCTCTGTCCCAGACCCCAACGTCAGACCACAGAAGGGCTCCACACACAGGGGGACTGGCTACTGCCCTGCTAGCCTCCTCAGCCACAGGCTCacctccagccctgaccctagaCACTGCTACCCACCTCTAA